A region from the Arcanobacterium buesumense genome encodes:
- a CDS encoding carboxymuconolactone decarboxylase family protein: protein MTEQTSNPVTPVKPPYIDQVLPDVYNAMEGVAVALGKAYDDVDLPRTLVELAYLRASQLNGCATCLSVHVPRALQAGVSQCQIDMLPAWRHSQRVFSDQEIMAIRLAETITRLPEDADYSALIGEALSVFTKEQLVALEWGIISINAFNRVSVVSQHPTRKYPKN from the coding sequence ATGACTGAGCAGACCTCAAACCCAGTAACCCCTGTTAAGCCTCCCTATATCGACCAGGTTCTTCCGGATGTTTATAACGCGATGGAGGGTGTCGCGGTGGCATTAGGTAAGGCCTATGATGATGTCGACCTTCCGCGCACTCTTGTTGAGCTTGCTTATTTGCGGGCTTCGCAGCTCAATGGGTGCGCAACGTGCTTGTCTGTTCATGTACCGCGGGCATTGCAGGCCGGAGTTTCGCAGTGTCAGATCGACATGTTGCCGGCATGGCGTCACTCTCAGCGGGTATTTTCTGATCAGGAGATCATGGCGATCCGGTTAGCGGAAACAATTACTCGGCTTCCGGAAGATGCTGATTACAGTGCGCTAATCGGTGAAGCACTATCGGTTTTCACTAAAGAACAGCTTGTCGCTTTGGAGTGGGGAATTATCTCCATTAATGCTTTTAACCGGGTGTCAGTGGTGTCCCAACACCCAACTCGGAAGTACCCAAAGAACTAG
- a CDS encoding NfeD family protein yields the protein MGSGARGGTVYAVICVVTIIGLLIFARFYRLLASAAKKSEIEESVVGKEFIVVSTMDNIVRGTVRFRGSDVEFLAHAPHDETSIAPGDKFTVLSDVRPYITITRIDECLKKTLSLFEKKDYGHYGSYFTSTPFLLR from the coding sequence ATGGGTAGTGGAGCACGTGGCGGTACGGTTTATGCCGTTATTTGCGTTGTGACGATTATTGGACTATTAATTTTTGCCAGGTTTTACCGGCTGTTAGCTTCTGCGGCGAAAAAGTCCGAGATTGAAGAATCAGTTGTTGGAAAAGAATTTATTGTTGTTTCGACGATGGACAACATTGTTCGTGGCACAGTACGTTTTCGTGGATCCGACGTTGAATTCTTAGCTCATGCACCGCACGATGAAACTAGTATCGCACCTGGCGATAAGTTCACTGTTTTATCTGATGTTCGCCCCTACATTACAATTACCCGCATTGACGAATGCCTAAAGAAGACACTGTCACTGTTTGAAAAGAAAGACTATGGACATTATGGAAGCTATTTTACTTCTACCCCGTTTTTGTTGCGCTAG
- a CDS encoding transglutaminase domain-containing protein → MKKDDAIRADQRIDEIAQYLTAKLKDQKDASKSGDSEDYRKARLIHDYIIKNVEPEADDKTSSGQYYVDSAEGDGKKYEIHSLEAGLFAHKGVCQTYAIMFDRIASRMGLDTRYIRGKKTFGYYAEDDTRAKERIEKQIEAGRKIAAKGGRWPDANHSWNQVKIDGQWYHLDLTVDAVAARVAYKYTYGGFLLTDEEFGKPASWWLGVFNNKSYYTYVDVMWNQSEAQPATTPMNFGSLFNAKHFSRPILPHLDGKYHPLGSFNDLTQGTISTHTTSEQAQPVTQIVSAYGADEKAEIAAGTSADELLKLLKVQGITTQTQAEYVLGTIEDSPVSLETPDEWTAVKDTIDSQVDLHSVAENGAKLTIPVAVVKPGTESHALARIQAKNGSAHIDQIHPQGESYDERVDKDAYEAQRKVAEATILSDITSSYTDGDTNTSTIHVSVQGLDTIKLDTPGEYPVVVVAQGKDGLWTKLDYQVVVDEKQRPSSVTITTKDNADVLNVASDTKYYVDPSSFHSFLGKREGVNLIAKRTNSFGLTSQVDETISFVDSAGKEWPHNESEDIFIDADGNRLFNDIKMVDLVRKAGSYRIKVTAQYAQEAPKVRYITVNITNGDDQASEAAQHEAIMTVDRLENLSMTSKIKYENEIRELSSASAIADVVKRATNDLSEKTSVSYIVEHVDKETGQALTYPVKKIDFVGATVKEQADSYLLSKGHLVDLTEQELRLTGGGQKITFTYSRQADPANQTDTVAE, encoded by the coding sequence GTGAAGAAAGACGATGCGATCCGCGCCGATCAGCGTATTGATGAAATCGCTCAGTATTTGACTGCTAAGCTCAAGGACCAAAAGGACGCATCTAAATCAGGTGACAGCGAGGATTATCGCAAAGCTCGACTCATCCATGATTACATCATTAAAAACGTTGAACCAGAAGCAGACGATAAGACCTCTAGCGGACAGTATTATGTTGACTCTGCTGAGGGCGACGGCAAGAAGTATGAAATCCACTCCCTCGAAGCTGGATTGTTCGCCCATAAAGGCGTCTGCCAAACGTATGCCATCATGTTTGATCGTATTGCTTCTCGAATGGGGCTAGACACTCGTTACATTCGTGGCAAGAAGACCTTTGGTTACTATGCCGAAGACGATACTCGAGCAAAGGAACGCATTGAGAAGCAGATTGAAGCCGGTAGGAAGATCGCGGCTAAAGGCGGACGCTGGCCAGATGCTAACCATTCATGGAACCAAGTAAAAATTGATGGGCAGTGGTACCACCTCGATCTGACGGTTGACGCTGTTGCTGCACGTGTAGCCTATAAGTACACGTATGGCGGATTCTTGCTCACAGATGAGGAGTTTGGAAAGCCTGCGTCGTGGTGGCTTGGCGTTTTCAACAATAAGAGCTACTACACATACGTAGACGTTATGTGGAACCAGAGCGAGGCTCAACCAGCAACCACGCCAATGAACTTCGGTTCATTATTCAACGCGAAACATTTTTCACGCCCGATATTGCCTCACCTAGACGGAAAATACCATCCATTAGGTAGCTTTAACGATTTGACTCAAGGCACCATTTCTACTCATACCACTTCTGAGCAAGCACAACCAGTGACCCAGATTGTCTCTGCGTACGGGGCTGACGAAAAGGCGGAGATAGCTGCTGGCACATCAGCAGATGAGTTACTAAAGCTTCTCAAGGTACAGGGAATCACTACCCAGACTCAAGCAGAATATGTTCTTGGCACGATTGAAGATTCTCCAGTGTCACTCGAAACACCCGATGAATGGACTGCGGTCAAGGATACAATTGACTCACAGGTCGATCTTCATTCAGTAGCTGAAAATGGCGCCAAACTTACAATCCCAGTAGCTGTTGTTAAACCGGGAACGGAATCTCACGCGCTAGCCCGTATCCAGGCGAAGAATGGCAGCGCACATATCGATCAGATTCATCCACAAGGCGAGAGCTATGACGAACGAGTGGATAAAGATGCCTATGAGGCACAGCGTAAAGTTGCCGAGGCAACAATCCTTTCTGATATTACATCTTCTTATACAGACGGTGACACCAACACATCAACCATTCACGTCTCTGTTCAAGGACTAGATACCATCAAGCTCGATACTCCTGGCGAATACCCGGTAGTCGTGGTTGCTCAGGGTAAAGATGGCTTGTGGACGAAGCTTGATTACCAGGTCGTCGTCGACGAAAAACAACGCCCAAGTAGCGTAACGATTACCACCAAGGATAATGCGGACGTGTTGAACGTTGCCTCGGATACCAAATATTATGTTGATCCGTCATCGTTCCATAGCTTCTTAGGTAAACGCGAAGGCGTTAACTTAATTGCCAAGCGCACCAATTCATTCGGGCTAACGTCCCAGGTCGACGAAACTATCTCTTTCGTTGATTCCGCCGGCAAAGAGTGGCCACACAACGAAAGCGAAGATATATTTATCGACGCTGATGGCAACCGGTTGTTTAACGACATAAAGATGGTTGACCTGGTTCGTAAAGCAGGTTCATACCGGATTAAAGTAACCGCTCAGTACGCTCAAGAAGCCCCGAAGGTTCGTTACATCACCGTCAATATTACGAATGGCGACGATCAGGCATCTGAGGCAGCACAGCATGAGGCTATTATGACCGTTGACCGGCTTGAGAATCTTTCGATGACGTCGAAGATCAAGTATGAGAATGAAATTCGGGAGCTTTCTTCGGCAAGCGCTATTGCTGATGTTGTTAAGCGAGCTACGAATGATCTCTCAGAAAAGACGTCTGTTTCATACATTGTGGAACACGTTGACAAGGAAACTGGTCAAGCTCTCACTTACCCAGTGAAGAAAATCGACTTCGTTGGGGCTACGGTAAAAGAGCAGGCCGACAGCTATCTTTTGAGCAAGGGACACCTGGTTGATCTGACAGAACAAGAGCTGCGGTTAACTGGCGGAGGTCAAAAGATTACTTTCACGTATTCGCGTCAGGCTGATCCGGCAAACCAGACCGATACTGTAGCAGAATAA
- a CDS encoding SPFH domain-containing protein has product MRAASERFNGRQETLPDSVVEVLSGTLRSVAGRLSVSELISDRETFSSQVAQGAEEDLARMGIPVDTLQIKDISDKNDYIMALSAPEAQRVSRIARVATAENETQANEAEAESKRKIAEQNKDLEVYQAEMKRMTMEARAIADAAEPIERAKQEKLITLREQEVAEQKAVLKERELEASVRKPADAERYRVEVQTEARKVEAVLKAEADAEAIKKTGNAQAEASKALGLAQAEADKAQGLARAEADKAQGLAEATAMDAKAYECIDKMTVISTDGTTALTRGVTNNVSQLNEVINDLLGINLGTLTSGILQSTKLFQTEDHQAETEGHDAELSAPKTGLDEE; this is encoded by the coding sequence ATTCGGGCTGCATCAGAACGTTTCAATGGCCGTCAAGAAACACTGCCAGACTCCGTCGTCGAAGTTCTTTCCGGAACTCTACGTTCGGTCGCTGGCCGATTGTCTGTATCGGAACTTATTTCTGATCGTGAAACGTTCTCCAGCCAGGTCGCGCAAGGCGCCGAAGAAGATCTCGCACGTATGGGCATCCCTGTTGATACGCTACAAATCAAAGATATCTCGGATAAAAACGACTACATCATGGCGTTAAGTGCCCCAGAAGCACAACGAGTCTCACGTATTGCGCGCGTAGCAACGGCAGAAAATGAGACGCAGGCAAACGAAGCTGAAGCTGAATCAAAGCGTAAGATCGCTGAACAGAACAAGGATCTGGAAGTCTACCAGGCCGAAATGAAGCGCATGACGATGGAAGCCCGGGCGATTGCGGATGCGGCTGAGCCGATCGAACGCGCGAAGCAAGAAAAGCTGATTACGTTGCGCGAGCAGGAAGTCGCCGAGCAAAAGGCTGTTTTGAAGGAACGCGAACTGGAAGCCAGCGTTCGCAAACCGGCTGATGCGGAACGTTACCGCGTTGAGGTTCAAACTGAGGCTCGCAAGGTTGAGGCCGTGTTGAAGGCAGAAGCCGATGCGGAAGCAATCAAGAAGACCGGTAATGCTCAAGCAGAAGCAAGCAAGGCTCTTGGTTTGGCGCAGGCAGAAGCAGACAAGGCTCAAGGTTTGGCACGTGCTGAGGCCGACAAGGCTCAAGGTTTGGCAGAAGCAACTGCGATGGACGCCAAGGCGTACGAATGCATCGATAAGATGACCGTCATTTCAACCGATGGCACAACCGCCCTCACCCGTGGAGTGACCAACAACGTCAGCCAGCTCAACGAAGTTATCAACGATCTGTTAGGCATCAACTTGGGAACGCTCACCAGCGGAATCTTGCAATCCACCAAGCTATTCCAAACAGAAGATCATCAGGCCGAGACAGAGGGCCATGATGCTGAGCTATCCGCCCCGAAAACCGGGCTGGATGAGGAGTAA